The region ACCCTGCCGCCCCTTATCAACACCACGGAGTGTTCCTGCAGGTTATGTCCTATCCCCGGTATATAGGTGGTCACTTCGATACCGTTTGTAAGTCTTACACGGGCTACCTTCCGTAATGCGGAGTTTGGTTTTTTGGGAGTGGTCGTATATACTCTTACGCAAACTCCTCTCTTCTGTGGGCAATCTGTAAGGGCAGGAGAAGAACTCTTCTTTTTGACAGCTTCTCTCCCTCGCCTTACTAATTGGTTAATAGTAGGCATCGAGACCTCCAAAAAAATAATCCCTCATTTTGTTAAGGGATATTGGTACAATGCGAAAAACTTCGGTATATTAAACGATTTTAATGATTTTTGTCAAGATATTTTTTAATGATTTTGAATATGTTTGCGAATATTCGGGTTATTGTCTATTGAGATTTTTCGTCATGTTGAACCAGGTAAGAAACAAAGGCGCCGGTATATGCCGGCGCCTCGTCTACAATTCGCCTCGATATTAGAATTTTACGCCTTTTTCGGCGGCTTCTGCAGCAACGTAATAAAGGCACCCACAAAGCATGCCACGCCGGCGATCATCAGAGGAGTAATCCACACTGCCGGGTCGGTGCTCCCTTTGGCTGCATCTTTGAAAAAGCCGGCAATCTGCGGTCCGAGAACACCCGCGATGCCATAGGATACAAAGACATACCCATAGTTGAGTCCAACGTTCTTATTACCGAAATAATCAGCAGTAATAGCCGGGAAGAGGGCAAAGTTTCCGCCAAAGTTAAAACCGATAATACATGCGCCTACGATAAGCGTCGCAGCGGTACCACTCATTTTGTAGAAAAGGAACATAATGATACCCTGGAACAGGCACATCAGGAATATGGCCACCTTCCTGCCGATCTTGTCTGAAACGGATCCCCATACGATACGGCCTAATCCATTCAGGATTGCATACCATGCCATGGCAGTACCGGCAACACCGCGCGCCACATCCTTTGCCATTCCGTTCGCGCTGAGGGCATCCATGCCAAGCAGGGCAATACAGGAGATGACCATGAGCCCTGCCATTGATGAGAACAGGAATGTAAGCCACGTCATATAGAACTGCGGTTTCTTCATCATTTCACCGGGCATGAAATCCACCGTACCCGATGCTGAACCGCCCGCGGCGGGATCCGGCGGTTTCCATCCTGCAGGAGCATAACCGGCAGGCGGGTCGATCATAACGATACTTCCCAGAAAAATAAGGATGAAAAAGATGACCCCGTATAGAAGAAAAACGCTCTGAACACCGCCGAGACCGAAGAAATTGAGATTATCAAGAAGGCGGAACCAGCTACCCGCCGATTTTACCCACATGGTTGCCCCGAAACCGAAGCCGGCCACTGCAAGACCGGTTACAAGACCCTTTTTGTCAGGGAACCATTTGACGCCGACGGCAATCGGGACAACATAACCGAGGCCGATCCCGATACCACCAACGAACCCGATCAAAATGAGCTGACTTATAAAAGTGCTCCCGAATAAACCTCCGAGGACATAGCCGCCTCCGAGGACAATCGCGCTCGCGACCGATAATCTCTTTGGCCCCACTTTGGCCATCATTCTTCCGGAGATAATCATGGTAAAGGCAAAAACAAGGATGCCCACAGAAAAGATCCATGCCGCCTGAGTCGCACTAAACCCGTATTTACCGGCCTTATCGACCAGCTTCGGGGTAAACACGGACCACGCATAGATGGCCCCAAGACACAACTGCATCAGGATTGCGCCTACAACCACCAACCAACGATTCATTACCTTTTGTTCCGACATCCCCATACCTCCTTTACAAATTCGTTTCTTATGAGTTCTTATATATTGAATACGTTATTTTATGTACTCCCCGAGACAGGGAACACGCAGAATAATTATATAAATTGCTTTAGATTGTCAATTAAAAAATCCTTTTCCCTCATCGTTTAACTATTGCATATGAAAAGAGATA is a window of Syntrophorhabdaceae bacterium DNA encoding:
- the rpsL gene encoding 30S ribosomal protein S12, producing the protein MPTINQLVRRGREAVKKKSSSPALTDCPQKRGVCVRVYTTTPKKPNSALRKVARVRLTNGIEVTTYIPGIGHNLQEHSVVLIRGGRVKDLPGVRYHIIRGSLDASGVVNRKKSRSKYGAKRPKQ
- a CDS encoding OFA family MFS transporter, coding for MSEQKVMNRWLVVVGAILMQLCLGAIYAWSVFTPKLVDKAGKYGFSATQAAWIFSVGILVFAFTMIISGRMMAKVGPKRLSVASAIVLGGGYVLGGLFGSTFISQLILIGFVGGIGIGLGYVVPIAVGVKWFPDKKGLVTGLAVAGFGFGATMWVKSAGSWFRLLDNLNFFGLGGVQSVFLLYGVIFFILIFLGSIVMIDPPAGYAPAGWKPPDPAAGGSASGTVDFMPGEMMKKPQFYMTWLTFLFSSMAGLMVISCIALLGMDALSANGMAKDVARGVAGTAMAWYAILNGLGRIVWGSVSDKIGRKVAIFLMCLFQGIIMFLFYKMSGTAATLIVGACIIGFNFGGNFALFPAITADYFGNKNVGLNYGYVFVSYGIAGVLGPQIAGFFKDAAKGSTDPAVWITPLMIAGVACFVGAFITLLQKPPKKA